The following proteins come from a genomic window of Plutella xylostella chromosome 22, ilPluXylo3.1, whole genome shotgun sequence:
- the LOC105384152 gene encoding uncharacterized protein LOC105384152 has translation MNIPSPIATPEWHIPRPSLSGSSAAGSVADSRSRGGSASSQGSSSNHSTHSVSSGSLLLSAAHLARMSGRHPIQEDRSPYQSKLGSFGRKQRSLSEAVVAIPEESRDPTDSFWTGVKLGSGAGQDAVSVASSTHFTVVNGFTRTRPGKEPRACCCSHSHQITVLVVSMTILFSACILAAICFVEMRMRKETGIYKYS, from the exons ATAGCCACGCCGGAGTGGCACATCCCCCGGCCGTCGCTGTCAGGCAGCAGCGCGGCGGGCAGCGTGGCCGACTCCCGCTCCCGGGGCGGCTCGGCGTCCAGCCAGGGCTCCTCCAGTAATCATAGTACGCAT AGCGTGTCATCAGGATCGCTGTTGCTGAGCGCGGCACACCTAGCGCGAATGAGCGGAAGGCATCCCATTCAAGAGGACCGATCGCCGTACCAATCGAAGCTAGGAAGCTTTGGTAGAAAGCAGCGGTCTTTGTCAGAAGCCGTGGTGGCAATTCCGGAAGAATCGCGGGACCCTACAGATTCCTTCTGGACGGGGGTCAAGCTGGGCAGCGGGGCTGGCCAGGACGCGGTGTCGGTGGCCAGCTCGACGCACTTCACGGTGGTGAACGGGTTCACGAGGACGAGGCCCGGCAAGGAGCCCCGCGCCTGCTGCTGCAGTCACTCTCACCAGATCACGGTGCTGGTCGTGTCGATGACGATATTGTTTTCCGCGTGCATCCTCGCTGCGATATGCTTTGTTGAGA TGCGTATGCGCAAGGAGACAGGGATCTACAAGTACTCCTGA